From the Deinococcus radiophilus genome, one window contains:
- a CDS encoding DUF1232 domain-containing protein gives MPLAALICAVFPLDLLPDLTPLLGVADDLLIIPALLALHLTGLM, from the coding sequence CTGCCACTGGCAGCCCTGATCTGTGCGGTGTTCCCGCTGGACCTCCTCCCCGACCTGACTCCGCTGCTGGGCGTGGCCGACGATCTATTGATCATTCCGGCGCTGCTGGCGCTGCATCTGACGGGGCTGATGTGA
- the rplU gene encoding 50S ribosomal protein L21, with protein MFAIISSGGKQYRVSEGDVIRVESLQGEAGDKVDFTPVLVGGDQTAFGDDAGKFTVSAEVVEHGRGEKIYVRKYKSGIQYRRRTGHRQAYTAIKITGIKA; from the coding sequence ATGTTTGCAATTATTAGCAGCGGTGGCAAGCAGTACCGCGTTTCCGAAGGCGACGTTATCCGTGTGGAAAGCCTGCAAGGCGAAGCCGGAGACAAAGTGGACTTTACCCCTGTCCTGGTGGGCGGCGATCAGACCGCTTTTGGCGACGACGCTGGCAAGTTCACTGTGAGCGCCGAAGTCGTTGAGCATGGCCGTGGCGAGAAGATCTACGTGCGTAAGTACAAGAGCGGTATCCAGTACCGTCGCCGCACCGGTCACCGTCAGGCATACACCGCCATCAAAATCACGGGCATCAAGGCCTGA
- the rpmA gene encoding 50S ribosomal protein L27: MAHKKGVGSSKNGRDSNPKYLGVKKFGGEKVLAGNILVRQRGTKFKAGPNVGMGRDHTLFALVDGQVIFTDRGGKGRFISVE, translated from the coding sequence ATGGCACACAAAAAAGGCGTAGGTTCGTCCAAAAACGGACGCGATAGCAACCCCAAGTACCTGGGCGTGAAGAAGTTCGGCGGCGAAAAAGTGCTGGCCGGTAACATCCTGGTTCGCCAGCGCGGCACCAAGTTCAAGGCTGGCCCCAACGTGGGCATGGGCCGTGACCACACCCTGTTCGCCCTGGTAGATGGCCAGGTCATCTTTACTGACCGCGGCGGCAAGGGCCGTTTCATCAGCGTCGAGTAA
- the obgE gene encoding GTPase ObgE, with protein MAFRDTLEIEVAAGNGGDGSMSFHRAKYLEKGGPDGGHGGHGGSVILRATEGVESLERMVGKRKFKAENGRYGEGRLRQGRDGEDLIIDVPVGTTAFDRDTGRVVADLTEPGQQQVVARGGAGGRGNSTFVSATRQAPRFAELGVPGQKRRLRLELRLIADVGLVGYPNAGKSSTLAALSNAKPGIADYPFTTLSPNLGVVDSLGGEERFTLADIPGIIEGASEGKGLGLEFLRHISRTRLLVYVLDVTVNPVEELRQLQNELRSYDPMLLDAPALIALNKTELVEPDIVQMVESDLAAEFGMAVLPISAKEGTGRDELRQTIFDLLPSRELWAETHSLEVEDEQIVREEPLRITFHEEEAGDGEENERIWTVHGGGFEDKLVRFARHIEDAAEYLANLFKRQGLNNALRRAGAREGDTVEIGTFRFEYFDDEN; from the coding sequence ATGGCTTTTAGAGACACCCTGGAAATAGAAGTGGCGGCGGGGAACGGTGGCGACGGTTCCATGAGCTTTCACCGCGCCAAATACTTGGAAAAAGGCGGGCCGGACGGCGGTCACGGCGGGCATGGTGGCAGCGTCATCTTGCGGGCCACCGAGGGCGTGGAGTCGCTGGAACGCATGGTCGGCAAGCGCAAGTTCAAGGCCGAGAATGGCCGCTACGGCGAAGGTCGTCTGCGCCAGGGCCGTGACGGCGAGGATCTGATTATTGATGTCCCAGTGGGCACCACGGCATTTGACCGTGACACGGGCCGCGTGGTGGCTGACCTGACCGAACCGGGCCAGCAGCAGGTGGTGGCGCGGGGTGGCGCGGGCGGACGTGGTAATTCTACCTTCGTCAGCGCGACTCGGCAGGCTCCCCGCTTTGCTGAGCTGGGCGTGCCTGGCCAGAAGCGGCGGCTGCGGCTGGAGCTGCGCCTGATCGCCGACGTAGGCTTGGTGGGCTATCCGAATGCGGGTAAATCCAGCACGCTGGCGGCCCTGAGCAACGCCAAGCCCGGCATCGCGGACTATCCCTTTACCACCCTCAGCCCCAACTTGGGCGTGGTGGATTCGCTGGGCGGTGAGGAACGCTTCACCCTGGCCGACATCCCCGGCATCATCGAAGGGGCCAGCGAAGGCAAGGGCCTGGGCCTGGAGTTCCTGCGCCACATCAGCCGCACCCGTTTGCTGGTGTACGTGCTGGACGTGACCGTGAACCCGGTGGAGGAACTGCGCCAGTTGCAGAACGAACTGCGTTCCTACGATCCGATGCTGCTGGACGCCCCGGCGCTGATCGCCCTGAACAAGACCGAGCTGGTCGAACCGGACATTGTGCAGATGGTGGAAAGCGATCTGGCCGCCGAGTTCGGAATGGCTGTCCTGCCGATCAGTGCCAAGGAAGGCACCGGGCGGGACGAATTGCGCCAGACCATCTTTGACCTGCTGCCCAGCCGCGAGCTGTGGGCCGAAACCCACTCGCTGGAGGTGGAAGACGAACAGATTGTCCGCGAAGAGCCGCTCCGGATCACTTTCCATGAGGAAGAAGCAGGTGACGGTGAGGAAAACGAGCGCATCTGGACGGTGCATGGTGGTGGCTTCGAGGACAAGCTGGTCCGCTTTGCCCGCCACATCGAAGACGCCGCCGAGTACCTGGCCAACCTGTTCAAGCGTCAGGGCCTGAACAACGCCCTGAGACGCGCGGGCGCCCGCGAAGGCGACACCGTAGAGATCGGCACGTTCCGTTTCGAGTATTTCGACGACGAGAACTAA
- a CDS encoding LptF/LptG family permease, giving the protein MSRLTRYILRDVLKWYVMGFLLFVVLQMTDVISQTVGAFLNYDATPQQALATLGYNLPLLLNRSLVLAVPFAVLLSFGRMQGDSEIKAMYAAGVKPLSLVWPLALPFVLVGALTFANSGWLAPWANARWYDAWYDIYGMTPVPPTREMYAYSEGETLFYAGRVSTPEGQGNPDAMLSGVMVQRGDEVITADSGSWNTATQTWTLNDAWVTRPGQPPEFSAKLMTFDQKDTLAPPRPEADQLSNAQLRTELASPTLEGPERRTLEHQLAGRTADSFTAMIFALAAGLLGLLMPGRAWAFAAVLLVIVVYYVPWTLGPQLAAGGALTPALVAWLPNLIFIALAAVLAWRLR; this is encoded by the coding sequence ATGTCCAGACTGACCCGTTACATTCTGCGTGATGTGCTGAAGTGGTATGTGATGGGCTTTTTGCTGTTCGTGGTGCTGCAGATGACCGATGTCATCAGCCAGACAGTGGGGGCTTTTCTGAACTACGACGCTACGCCGCAGCAAGCGCTTGCCACGCTAGGCTACAACCTGCCGCTGCTGCTCAACCGCTCGCTGGTGCTGGCGGTGCCGTTCGCCGTGCTGCTGTCGTTCGGGCGAATGCAGGGCGACAGCGAAATTAAGGCGATGTACGCGGCGGGCGTGAAGCCCCTGTCGCTGGTCTGGCCGCTGGCGTTGCCCTTCGTGCTGGTCGGGGCGCTGACCTTCGCCAACTCCGGTTGGCTCGCCCCTTGGGCCAACGCTCGCTGGTACGACGCCTGGTACGACATCTACGGCATGACTCCGGTGCCGCCTACGCGGGAGATGTACGCCTACTCAGAAGGGGAGACCCTTTTTTACGCTGGCCGGGTGTCTACCCCTGAGGGCCAGGGCAACCCCGACGCCATGCTGAGCGGCGTGATGGTGCAGCGCGGCGATGAAGTGATTACCGCTGACAGTGGGTCGTGGAATACAGCGACCCAAACCTGGACGTTGAACGATGCCTGGGTGACGCGGCCCGGCCAGCCGCCGGAGTTCTCGGCCAAACTGATGACGTTTGACCAGAAAGATACGTTGGCTCCGCCCCGCCCCGAGGCAGACCAACTGAGTAATGCCCAGCTCCGCACCGAACTGGCCAGCCCCACGCTAGAAGGGCCTGAGCGGCGCACGCTGGAGCATCAGCTTGCTGGGCGCACTGCCGATTCCTTTACGGCCATGATTTTCGCGCTGGCCGCCGGGTTGCTGGGCCTGCTGATGCCGGGCCGCGCCTGGGCTTTCGCGGCGGTGCTGCTGGTTATTGTGGTGTATTACGTGCCCTGGACGCTGGGGCCACAGCTGGCGGCGGGCGGGGCACTGACTCCAGCGTTGGTGGCCTGGCTGCCCAACCTGATCTTTATTGCGCTGGCTGCTGTGCTGGCCTGGAGACTGCGGTGA
- a CDS encoding LptF/LptG family permease, with the protein MRRFDTYVLAEILPLLVAALSALIVLLMLKGLEDVLAPLLAKGASPALVAQLLALNVPEAMAFGLPLALMFATLLGLSRLSADSEIKAALSGGIPGHSLFRPILLLAALVTLLSFGINEALVTRAKVQAQSVQRQIVLDNPRVIGLAQTAGGGLVLRDALDRAISVGAVAEDGTLQNLRIVTMQPGLPPREVITAREGVLKPGSNVLELRGGQRVSYQGARPVTVLTFETGQLPVQDVQASFDGGSGMDPFYLPLGTLKARTDSYAQSGIRSPGDFTALYRKFSEPLSALALAFFAVSLALYTFRSGLNLGLVWALLLSFAYYATWSVFKVMGESGALPPTLAAFGPDVVALLAGAALLWRAGRQ; encoded by the coding sequence CTGCGCCGCTTCGATACCTACGTGCTGGCCGAAATCCTGCCGCTGCTGGTGGCCGCACTGAGCGCCCTGATCGTCCTGCTGATGCTCAAGGGTCTGGAGGACGTGCTGGCTCCGCTGCTCGCGAAGGGAGCGAGTCCGGCGCTGGTCGCGCAACTGCTGGCGCTGAATGTGCCTGAGGCGATGGCCTTTGGCCTGCCGCTGGCACTCATGTTCGCCACGCTGCTGGGCCTCTCGCGCCTGAGTGCGGACAGCGAAATTAAGGCGGCGCTGTCGGGCGGGATTCCCGGTCATTCGCTGTTCCGGCCTATCCTGCTCCTCGCTGCGCTGGTCACGCTGCTGTCGTTCGGGATCAATGAAGCGCTGGTGACCCGCGCCAAGGTGCAGGCCCAGAGTGTGCAGCGTCAGATTGTGCTGGACAATCCCCGGGTGATCGGCTTAGCGCAGACGGCGGGCGGCGGACTGGTGCTGCGGGACGCACTAGACCGCGCTATTAGCGTGGGAGCGGTGGCCGAGGACGGCACGCTGCAAAACCTGCGGATCGTGACCATGCAGCCTGGCCTGCCGCCCCGCGAGGTCATTACAGCCCGCGAGGGCGTGTTGAAACCCGGCAGCAATGTGCTGGAGCTGCGCGGTGGGCAGCGGGTGTCGTATCAGGGGGCGCGGCCTGTCACGGTGCTGACGTTTGAAACGGGTCAGCTGCCGGTACAGGACGTGCAGGCCAGCTTTGACGGCGGCAGCGGAATGGACCCTTTCTATCTGCCACTGGGCACCCTCAAGGCCCGCACCGATTCCTACGCGCAGTCGGGCATCCGCTCGCCGGGCGATTTCACAGCGCTGTACCGCAAGTTCTCCGAGCCGCTTTCGGCCCTGGCCCTGGCCTTTTTTGCGGTCAGTCTGGCACTGTACACCTTCCGCTCGGGGCTAAATCTGGGCCTGGTCTGGGCGCTCCTGCTGTCTTTTGCCTATTACGCCACCTGGAGTGTGTTCAAGGTGATGGGTGAAAGTGGGGCGCTGCCGCCGACCCTCGCTGCCTTTGGGCCGGATGTGGTCGCGCTGCTGGCTGGAGCTGCGCTGCTGTGGCGGGCCGGACGGCAATAA
- a CDS encoding DUF4403 family protein: MTPDPASDSPALSRSQQAPQLPLSSVVLPVMVPLDGVRQAVNARVPREFARIDREQRVLGGAAGVQIRGVVARQGDIRIVPSASGNTLELEVPLSAEFAVRPELSGAAWAGRLEQSLTRDFGGQATVRMRVRPYIQPDWEAGAQVSSELTWTDPLAIELLPGTRLSVASLAEGAVRAQMERVTQEVVRAVRESAALRERAEQLWTMVQRPWSLPLEGNGVDQAYAQVMPMSLAVSGLRLQDDALHLSLEAEGYLRAELGQPPVTRPTAAPLPALRVTSQATPSELHLRVPILLPFAEMSELVTAAVRQELLGLRLPGGALAPELRLTDIQVQREDDARRLRLSARLAVTVLGRTRTITAQLSGRPWLRPGGQEVTLENVKLDLDADVPGAAWLGPWLAERLEPRLANAARFDLSPRLNRLEETVAARLPFSPLPGLNLRGDLGDLRLDDLRVTAQGLEVVAAADGALDVLVSAGQLGRR; this comes from the coding sequence ATGACCCCTGATCCTGCTTCCGATTCCCCGGCACTGAGTCGCTCACAGCAAGCACCCCAGCTGCCGCTGTCCAGCGTGGTGCTGCCTGTCATGGTGCCACTGGATGGTGTTCGGCAGGCAGTCAATGCGCGGGTTCCCCGCGAGTTTGCCCGGATTGACCGCGAGCAGCGCGTGCTGGGTGGCGCGGCGGGCGTCCAGATTCGCGGCGTGGTGGCCCGTCAGGGCGATATTCGGATCGTGCCGAGTGCTTCGGGCAACACTCTTGAACTGGAAGTGCCGCTCAGCGCCGAGTTCGCAGTGCGTCCGGAGCTGTCTGGGGCGGCCTGGGCCGGGCGGCTGGAGCAGTCATTGACCCGCGATTTCGGTGGCCAGGCCACTGTGCGGATGCGGGTGCGGCCCTACATCCAGCCGGACTGGGAAGCGGGGGCGCAGGTGAGCAGCGAACTGACCTGGACCGATCCGCTGGCGATAGAGCTGTTACCTGGGACGCGCCTGAGCGTGGCGAGCTTGGCCGAAGGGGCCGTGCGGGCGCAGATGGAGCGAGTCACGCAGGAGGTGGTGCGGGCCGTGCGTGAGTCGGCAGCGCTCCGCGAGCGGGCGGAGCAACTGTGGACCATGGTGCAGCGGCCCTGGTCCCTGCCGCTGGAAGGCAACGGCGTAGATCAGGCCTATGCCCAGGTCATGCCCATGTCCCTGGCCGTGTCTGGCCTGCGGCTTCAGGATGATGCCCTGCACCTCTCGCTGGAGGCTGAAGGGTACCTGCGCGCCGAGCTGGGCCAACCACCTGTGACCCGCCCCACTGCGGCGCCTTTGCCTGCGCTGCGCGTGACGTCCCAGGCCACTCCCAGTGAACTGCACCTGCGTGTGCCGATTCTGCTGCCTTTTGCCGAGATGTCAGAGCTGGTCACGGCAGCGGTGAGACAGGAACTGCTGGGCTTGCGTCTCCCCGGTGGCGCCCTGGCCCCCGAACTGCGCCTGACTGACATTCAGGTCCAGCGTGAGGATGACGCCCGCCGCCTCCGCCTGAGTGCGCGACTGGCGGTAACGGTCCTGGGCCGGACCCGCACCATCACCGCGCAGCTGAGCGGACGGCCCTGGCTGCGGCCTGGGGGCCAGGAAGTCACCCTGGAGAATGTCAAACTGGACCTGGACGCCGATGTACCGGGAGCCGCCTGGCTGGGACCGTGGCTGGCCGAGCGACTGGAACCCCGGCTGGCGAACGCAGCCCGCTTTGACCTCTCGCCGCGCCTGAACCGGCTAGAAGAGACAGTGGCGGCCCGCTTGCCCTTCTCGCCGCTGCCAGGCCTCAACTTGCGCGGCGACCTGGGTGATCTGCGGCTGGATGATCTGCGCGTCACTGCTCAGGGCCTCGAGGTGGTCGCCGCTGCAGATGGAGCGCTGGATGTGTTGGTCAGTGCTGGGCAGTTGGGCAGGCGCTAG
- a CDS encoding DinB family protein, which translates to MAAPTPPQDPAVLLPFGETPEQVRASLSCELDAFAAQLRTRAQDWTATQPGREWSPAQEAEHVLKINQGITRVLGLLLSDRELRPTPQNPGRLVGGKRQAPADSLPGAEGLRWDGWEQEWRAGREALETVAAGVRETPGRTFWHPYFGELDALDWLRMVAAHLHSHRRLLEQSAGAEV; encoded by the coding sequence ATGGCTGCTCCCACGCCCCCGCAAGATCCCGCCGTACTGCTCCCTTTCGGTGAAACCCCAGAACAGGTACGCGCCAGCCTGAGCTGCGAGTTGGACGCTTTTGCCGCGCAGCTACGGACGCGTGCGCAGGACTGGACGGCCACCCAGCCTGGCCGCGAGTGGTCCCCCGCCCAGGAAGCCGAGCATGTCCTGAAGATCAATCAGGGCATTACCCGTGTGCTGGGGCTGCTGCTCTCGGACCGCGAATTGCGGCCCACGCCGCAGAACCCAGGCCGGCTGGTCGGCGGCAAGCGGCAAGCCCCAGCCGACAGCCTGCCCGGTGCCGAGGGCCTGCGCTGGGACGGCTGGGAACAGGAGTGGCGGGCCGGACGCGAGGCCCTGGAAACCGTTGCCGCCGGGGTCCGGGAAACGCCGGGGCGCACTTTTTGGCACCCCTACTTCGGGGAGCTGGACGCGCTGGACTGGCTGCGAATGGTGGCCGCACACCTGCACAGCCACCGCCGCCTGTTGGAACAGAGCGCAGGAGCGGAGGTCTAG
- the serS gene encoding serine--tRNA ligase produces MQDIRLIREQPELIRQAIADKFIDLDLDLVLGADREVLELRQQVEAMQAERNANAKLVPKASPEERPALIQKGKDLGSELATLEPQLREKEEALRTLLLRVPNIPHASAPVGPSDDDNTELRREGEVPQFAFTPLDHVDLLEGQGWGDPERVARVSGSRSYLLKGDAARLELAVLMFALDLLAERGMEPLSTTALVRPETLVGTGHFPGGEDQVYRIEGEELMLAGTSEVPINSLYAGEMIPEADLPLAFAGFSAAFRSEAGSAGRDVRGLIRVHEFRKVEQYVICRPEEGMQWFEKILANAEAILQALELPYRVVQNSTGDMGAGKHLMYDIETWVPSETKYRETHSCSYLTDWQARRTGLRYKGEGGKPQFVHTLNNTGIASPRILVPFLENHQQADGTVRIPAALRPYLGGKEVLGKPFRQD; encoded by the coding sequence ATGCAAGACATCCGACTGATTCGCGAGCAACCTGAACTGATCCGCCAAGCGATTGCCGACAAATTCATTGATCTGGACCTGGATCTGGTGCTCGGCGCTGACCGCGAGGTGCTGGAACTGCGCCAGCAGGTCGAAGCCATGCAGGCCGAGCGCAACGCCAATGCCAAGCTGGTCCCTAAGGCCAGCCCTGAGGAGCGCCCAGCGCTGATTCAGAAGGGCAAAGACCTGGGCAGCGAACTGGCAACCCTGGAGCCGCAGCTGCGTGAAAAGGAAGAAGCGCTGCGGACCCTACTGCTGCGCGTGCCGAACATCCCACATGCGAGCGCCCCAGTCGGTCCCAGCGACGACGATAACACGGAGTTGCGCCGTGAAGGTGAGGTGCCGCAGTTCGCCTTCACGCCACTGGACCATGTAGATCTGCTGGAAGGCCAGGGCTGGGGCGACCCCGAGCGCGTGGCCCGCGTGTCGGGCAGCCGCTCGTATCTGCTCAAGGGAGACGCGGCCCGCCTGGAACTGGCCGTGTTGATGTTCGCGCTGGACCTGCTCGCTGAGCGCGGGATGGAGCCGCTCAGCACGACCGCCCTGGTCCGCCCCGAGACATTGGTGGGCACGGGCCACTTTCCCGGCGGCGAGGATCAGGTGTACCGGATCGAAGGCGAAGAGCTGATGCTGGCCGGGACCAGTGAGGTGCCGATCAACTCGCTCTACGCCGGTGAAATGATTCCTGAAGCGGATCTGCCGCTGGCCTTTGCGGGCTTTAGCGCCGCTTTCCGCTCGGAGGCGGGCAGTGCCGGGCGCGACGTGCGCGGGCTGATCCGCGTCCACGAGTTCCGCAAGGTGGAGCAGTACGTGATCTGTAGGCCCGAAGAAGGGATGCAGTGGTTCGAGAAGATCCTGGCCAATGCCGAGGCCATCTTGCAGGCGCTGGAACTCCCCTACCGGGTGGTGCAGAACAGCACCGGCGATATGGGCGCGGGCAAGCACCTGATGTACGACATCGAAACCTGGGTGCCCAGCGAAACGAAATACCGCGAGACGCATTCCTGCTCGTACTTGACCGACTGGCAGGCCCGCCGCACCGGCCTGCGCTACAAGGGCGAGGGCGGCAAGCCACAGTTCGTCCATACCCTCAACAACACCGGGATCGCCAGCCCACGCATTCTGGTGCCATTCCTGGAAAATCACCAGCAAGCCGACGGCACTGTCCGTATTCCGGCGGCACTGCGGCCCTACCTGGGCGGTAAAGAGGTACTGGGCAAACCCTTCCGGCAGGACTGA
- the gatC gene encoding Asp-tRNA(Asn)/Glu-tRNA(Gln) amidotransferase subunit GatC yields MTHPVSESSLSTEQLEHLARLARLELKPDEEVAIRGELNELLDYFQQLQAVETEGVEPMQRPLPLSDHLRPDVAGSTLPQAEVVALAPAHVGGLVRLPRTLDSD; encoded by the coding sequence ATGACCCATCCCGTGTCCGAAAGCAGTCTCAGCACCGAGCAGCTTGAACATCTGGCCCGGCTGGCCCGGCTGGAGCTGAAGCCTGACGAGGAAGTGGCCATTCGGGGTGAGCTGAACGAACTGCTGGACTATTTTCAGCAGCTCCAGGCCGTAGAGACGGAGGGCGTGGAGCCGATGCAGCGTCCACTGCCACTCAGCGATCATCTGCGCCCGGACGTAGCTGGGAGCACCCTGCCCCAGGCCGAGGTGGTGGCCCTGGCCCCGGCCCACGTAGGCGGTCTGGTGCGGCTCCCGCGTACGCTTGACAGCGACTGA
- a CDS encoding disulfide bond formation protein B, translated as MTRSTRLYLAWVMALVATLGSLYLSEVLGYRPCKLCWYQRIAMYPLALTLGLAAFRDDLRVRIYAIPLAAIGAAVALYQNAEIWGWVPVSRACSIDAGEEPCTTLWPLWSQTLGQNFSALNSIFTIPALALIAFTLIILLLAWPRERHAAVLHNQPDLNN; from the coding sequence ATGACCCGCTCTACGCGGCTGTATCTGGCCTGGGTGATGGCGCTGGTCGCCACTTTGGGCAGCCTGTATCTCAGTGAAGTGCTGGGTTACCGCCCCTGCAAGCTCTGCTGGTATCAGCGGATCGCCATGTATCCGCTGGCCCTCACGCTGGGCCTGGCCGCCTTCCGGGATGACTTGCGAGTGCGGATATATGCCATCCCGCTGGCCGCCATCGGGGCCGCAGTAGCCCTTTACCAGAATGCTGAAATCTGGGGCTGGGTTCCAGTATCACGCGCCTGCTCCATTGACGCGGGCGAAGAACCCTGCACTACGTTGTGGCCCCTGTGGTCACAGACGCTGGGCCAGAATTTCTCGGCGCTGAACTCTATTTTCACCATTCCAGCGCTGGCCCTGATCGCTTTTACCCTGATCATACTGCTGCTGGCCTGGCCGCGTGAGCGTCATGCGGCAGTCCTTCACAATCAGCCTGATCTGAACAACTGA
- a CDS encoding DsbA family protein, whose product MTRPQNRGNNNSALLIGTLVAAALIALALFAGRGENATEQTQANQDANAKAAFDLSNKPMAGEESAPVEMIVVEDFKCPACKRFEAEVYPQVQNEYIRTGQVKSYFVTWPFLAEMAKLDEDDSKYAAQAAQCAFENGGTAAFTEYKSILFRAQGPETEIWASKDRLKELAGNVGGIDQTAFGSCLDSDATLATVEANEKEALASGVNSTPTVFINGEKVEDTTQAGVKAAIDAALAQ is encoded by the coding sequence ATGACCAGACCGCAAAACCGGGGCAACAACAACTCCGCCCTCCTGATCGGAACCCTAGTCGCTGCCGCCTTGATTGCGCTGGCCCTCTTTGCCGGGCGCGGTGAAAATGCCACCGAGCAGACCCAGGCCAACCAGGATGCCAATGCCAAAGCCGCTTTTGACCTGAGCAACAAGCCGATGGCTGGTGAAGAATCGGCCCCCGTGGAAATGATCGTGGTTGAAGACTTCAAGTGCCCCGCCTGCAAAAGGTTCGAGGCCGAAGTCTACCCACAGGTCCAAAACGAGTACATCCGCACCGGTCAAGTCAAGTCTTACTTCGTGACCTGGCCCTTCCTGGCCGAAATGGCCAAGCTGGATGAGGACGACTCCAAGTACGCCGCGCAGGCAGCCCAGTGCGCCTTCGAGAATGGCGGCACCGCAGCCTTCACCGAGTACAAGTCCATCCTGTTCCGTGCGCAGGGACCCGAAACCGAGATCTGGGCCAGCAAGGACCGCCTCAAGGAACTGGCTGGGAACGTGGGCGGCATTGACCAGACGGCTTTTGGCAGCTGCCTGGACAGTGACGCCACCCTGGCCACCGTTGAAGCCAATGAGAAAGAGGCACTGGCCAGCGGCGTGAACAGCACCCCGACCGTGTTTATCAATGGCGAGAAGGTGGAAGACACCACCCAGGCCGGGGTCAAGGCAGCCATTGACGCTGCACTGGCTCAATAA